A part of Liolophura sinensis isolate JHLJ2023 chromosome 1, CUHK_Ljap_v2, whole genome shotgun sequence genomic DNA contains:
- the LOC135476530 gene encoding protein vav-like, which produces MSRLQKLLCPDLNQNESTLLVKLENFLKLVKCFGPFGETNGQCYTLTQFEKFLTQSARKIGTSKISWFAGDISREQAEVYLEGQRKGTYLLRLSQSEFGAFALSVVAVEGEPPLHVMFKFEKDSGDSAEYIWFNRKHYSALKVIEYCQRELFDDDYRDLRCRYECPNLPFNSIVTGYRGRNK; this is translated from the exons ATGTCAC GGTTGCAGAAGCTACTCTGTCCAG ATTTAAATCAGAATGAAAGCACACTTTTGGTGAAGTTAGAAAACTTCCTAAAACTGGTAAAGTGCTTTGGACCATTTGGAGAAACCAACGGACAGTGTTATACGCTGACACAG ttTGAAAAGTTTCTAACGCAGTCTGCACGCAAGATTGGAACGTCAAAAATCAG CTGGTTTGCGGGAGACATAAGTAGGGAACAGGCAGAAGTCTATCTGGAGGGTCAGCGTAAGGGCACATACCTGTTACG GCTAAGCCAGTCAGAGTTTGGGGCCTTCGCCTTGTCTGTGGTAGCGGTCGAAGGAGAGCCACCGCTTCATGTAATGTTTAAG TTTGAGAAGGATTCAGGTGACAGTGCCGAGTACATCTGGTTTAACCGTAAACACTACAGCGCTCTCAAAGTCATCGAGTATTGCCAGCGTGAACTATTTGACGATGATTACCGAGACCTTCGCTGTAGGTATGAATGCCCCAACCTGCCGTTCAACAGCATTGTCACAGGCTACCGTGGAAGAAACAAGTAG